A genome region from Nocardia sp. NBC_01730 includes the following:
- a CDS encoding glutamine amidotransferase: protein MPKPCLLLQLRPERVAADDEYHAILRAAELDVGDFVRVQMDQELPDIDLDDFSAIIVGGGPSNVSSPDDKKYDYQKRFEPKLKNLTSEIVQRDFPYLGACYGLSTLADVLGGKVSDERYGETAGAQTIELTAAARDDPLLRTIPQSFRAFVGHKEACQEVPPGAVLLAGSVGCPVQMIRVGNHAYATQFHPELDGNGLELRIETYRHAGYFDPDEADYLTALGHRESITVPSEILRRFTTRYCGSRSINA, encoded by the coding sequence ATGCCCAAGCCCTGTCTGCTGTTGCAGTTGCGGCCCGAGCGAGTGGCCGCGGACGACGAATACCACGCCATCCTGCGCGCGGCCGAGCTCGACGTCGGCGACTTTGTCCGGGTGCAGATGGATCAGGAACTTCCCGACATCGACCTCGACGACTTTTCGGCGATTATCGTGGGCGGCGGCCCGAGCAATGTGAGCAGTCCTGACGACAAGAAGTACGACTACCAGAAGAGATTCGAGCCCAAGCTGAAGAACCTGACCAGCGAGATCGTTCAGCGCGATTTTCCGTACCTGGGCGCTTGCTATGGATTGAGCACCCTGGCTGACGTGCTGGGCGGAAAGGTGAGCGACGAACGGTACGGGGAGACGGCCGGCGCACAGACGATCGAATTGACCGCCGCCGCCCGCGACGATCCGCTCCTGCGGACCATACCGCAGTCGTTTCGGGCGTTCGTGGGCCACAAGGAGGCCTGCCAGGAAGTTCCACCCGGCGCGGTGCTGCTCGCCGGGTCGGTCGGTTGCCCCGTACAGATGATCCGAGTCGGGAACCACGCGTATGCCACCCAATTCCATCCCGAGCTGGACGGCAACGGACTCGAACTGCGTATCGAAACCTACCGGCACGCCGGCTATTTCGACCCGGACGAGGCTGACTATCTCACCGCGCTCGGCCACCGAGAATCGATCACCGTGCCGAGTGAGATTCTGCGTCGATTCACCACCCGATACTGCGGCAGTCGAAGCATCAACGCCTAG